Proteins encoded in a region of the Podarcis muralis chromosome 6, rPodMur119.hap1.1, whole genome shotgun sequence genome:
- the LOC114598189 gene encoding deoxyribodipyrimidine photo-lyase-like: MSQKRRKRKPAESKQEGAEEGALVPDGLESNGRLASGAPPGAKKAAGGGDVGSRGSAALAEAIKQARLDAAPSVAEFKYNKKRVRLISQDPDLKEDARGILYWMSRDQRVQDNWAFLYAQRLALKQKLPLHVCFCLVPKFLEATIRHFGFLIRGLKEVAEECKELSIPFHLLIGFAKDVLPPFVTTHDIGGVVTDFAPLRVPMQWVQDVQARLPPDVPFVQVDAHNIVPCWVASDKQEYGARTIRRKIHDRLAEFLTEFPPVVRHPYPAEFQAEPVDWDACYASLQVDRSVKEVTWAQPGTAAGLAVLEEFIKDRLKFFGTDRNNPNRAALSNLSPWFHFGQISVQRAILEVRKLRSRYKESAEAFIEEAVVRRELADNFCYYNPNYDKVEGAYDWAKTTLKLHAKDKRPHLYKLEQLEAGKTHDPLWNAAQLQMVHEGKMHGFLRMYWAKKILEWTTSPEEALKFSIYLNDRYELDGRDPNGYVGCMWSICGIHDQGWAERAVFGKIRYMNYAGCKRKFDVDQFERKYSPQKFSK, from the exons ATGTCCCAGAAGAGGAGAAAGCGGAAGCCAGCCGAGTCTAAGCAGGAAGGGGCAGAAGAGGGAGCATTAGTCCCTGATGGGTTGGAGAGCAACGGGAGGTTGGCATCCGGGGCACCGCCTGGCGCTAAGAAGGCGGCTGGGGGAGGAGATGTGGGCAGCAGAGGCTCTGCCGCCCTGGCCGAGGCCATCAAGCAAGCCCGCCTGGACGCAGCGCCCTCCGTCGCAGAGTTCAAGTACAACAAGAAGCGCGTCCGTCTCATCTCGCAAGATCCCGATCTCAAGGAAGATGCCCGGGGCATCCTCTACTGGATGTCACGAGATCAGAGAGTGCAAG aTAACTGGGCCTTTCTCTATGCCCAGCGACTGGCCCTGAAGCAGAAGTTGCCGCTGCATGTCTGTTTCTGCCTGGTGCCCAAGTTCCTGGAGGCTACCATCCGCCATTTCGGCTTCCTGATCAGAGGCCTCAAGGAAGTGGCCGAG GAGTGCAAGGAACTAAGTATCCCGTTCCACCTGCTCATCGGCTTCGCAAAGGACGTGCTGCCCCCCTTTGTGACGACCCACGACATTGGCGGGGTGGTGACGGACTTCGCCCCCCTCCGTGTCCCCATGCAGTGGGTGCAAGATGTCCAGGCGAGGCTGCCACCTGATGTGCCCTTTGTCCAG GTCGATGCTCACAACATTGTGCCCTGCTGGGTGGCCTCCGACAAGCAGGAGTACGGGGCCAGAACTATCCGCCGGAAAATCCATGACCGGCTGGCTGAGTTTCTCACCGAATTCCCACCTGTCGTCAGGCACCCTTATCCCGCGGAGTTCCAGGCAGAG CCTGTTGACTGGGACGCCTGCTATGCCAGCCTGCAAGTCGACCGCTCCGTGAAGGAGGTGACCTGGGCGCAGCCAGGGACGGCTGCCGGCCTAGCGGTGCTGGAAGAGTTCATCAAGGACCGCCTGAAGTTCTTTGGCACAGACAGGAACAATCCCAACCGGGCGGCTCTGAGCAACCTCTCGCCCTGGTTCCACTTTG GTCAGATCTCTGTACAGAGAGCAATCCTGGAGGTTCGCAAGCTCCGTAGCCGGTACAAGGAATCGGCGGAAGCCTTCATTGAAGAGGCCGTGGTGCGGAGGGAGCTGGCGGACAATTTCTGCTACTACAACCCGAACTATGACAAGGTGGAAG GGGCTTACGACTGGGCCAAGACTACTCTGAAGCTGCACGCCAAAGACAAGCGACCACACCTGTACAAACTGGAACAGCTGGAGGCAGGAAAGACACACGACCCTCTCTGGAACGCTGCGCAG CTCCAGATGGTTCATGAAGGGAAGATGCACGGCTTCCTGAGGATGTATTGGGCCAAGAAAATATTGGAGTGGACCACTTCGCCAGAGGAGGCCCTGAAATTCTCCATCTACCTTAATGACCGCTATGAACTGGATGGCCGGGACCCCAATGGATACGTAG GCTGCATGTGGTCTATCTGTGGGATCCACGACCAAGGCTGGGCAGAGCGGGCTGTGTTTGGCAAGATCCGCTACATGAATTATGCTGGCTGCAAGAGGAAGTTTGACGTGGACCAGTTTGAGCGCAAGTACAGCCCTCAAAAGTTCTCCAAGTAA